In Streptomyces hawaiiensis, one genomic interval encodes:
- a CDS encoding LysR family transcriptional regulator: protein MIEARRLHILRAVADHRTVTAAAAALYLTPSAVSQQLAALEQETGHRLVERGAKGVRLTPAGEILLNHTNAVLAQLERAEAELAAYSSGAAGTVTVASFATGIALVVAPAVAGLARSAPGIRIRVQDAEGDASLLMVLDRQVDVAVAVEYRGAPPADDPRLAHVPLYAEPFDAVVPVTHRLADAAEVPLAELAKDPWIGPYPGNPCHDVVILACESAGFQPRMEHSSDDFRAVVALASADAGVALVPRSALRGMDLTGVVVRPVDGTAPTRRVFAAVRRGAEEHPLIRPVLDALGAAARV from the coding sequence ATGATCGAAGCGCGGCGGCTCCACATCCTCCGGGCGGTGGCCGACCACCGTACGGTGACGGCGGCTGCCGCCGCGCTGTATCTCACCCCGTCGGCCGTCTCCCAGCAGCTCGCCGCCCTGGAGCAGGAGACCGGCCACCGGCTCGTCGAGCGCGGCGCCAAGGGAGTACGGCTCACCCCCGCCGGCGAGATCCTGCTCAACCACACCAACGCCGTCCTCGCCCAGCTGGAGCGGGCCGAGGCCGAGCTGGCCGCGTACAGCTCCGGCGCGGCCGGCACCGTCACGGTCGCCTCCTTCGCCACCGGCATTGCCCTGGTCGTCGCGCCCGCCGTGGCCGGTCTCGCCCGGTCGGCGCCCGGGATCCGCATCCGCGTCCAGGACGCCGAGGGCGACGCCAGCCTGCTGATGGTGCTGGACCGGCAGGTCGATGTCGCCGTCGCCGTCGAGTACCGCGGGGCGCCGCCCGCCGACGACCCGCGACTGGCCCACGTACCGCTGTACGCCGAGCCCTTCGACGCGGTCGTCCCGGTCACCCACCGCCTGGCCGACGCGGCCGAGGTGCCCCTCGCCGAACTGGCCAAGGACCCGTGGATCGGCCCGTACCCCGGCAACCCCTGCCACGACGTGGTGATCCTGGCCTGCGAGAGCGCCGGTTTCCAGCCCCGCATGGAGCACTCCTCGGACGACTTCCGCGCGGTCGTCGCCCTCGCCTCGGCCGACGCGGGCGTCGCCCTGGTGCCGCGCTCGGCGCTGCGCGGCATGGACCTCACCGGGGTGGTCGTACGCCCCGTCGACGGGACGGCCCCCACCCGCAGGGTCTTCGCCGCCGTACGCAGGGGAGCCGAGGAGCACCCCCTGATCCGCCCGGTGCTGGACGCGCTCGGCGCGGCGGCCCGGGTGTGA
- a CDS encoding helix-turn-helix domain-containing protein yields the protein MRSNEVDPVDARLGARLAELRAEHGWSLGELADRSGVSRSTLSRAERAEISPTAALLNRLCAVYGRTMSQLLSEVEAEPEAVVRSTGQPVWQDRASGFVRRSVSPPHAALRGELVEARLSPGADIAYDRPPVTGLEQHIWILEGALEVTAQDTEHHLGTGDCLRLRVWGPTRFRCTAPEGVRYLLAVVRP from the coding sequence ATGAGAAGCAACGAGGTGGACCCCGTCGACGCCCGGCTGGGCGCACGCCTGGCCGAGCTGCGGGCCGAACACGGCTGGTCCCTGGGCGAGTTGGCGGACCGCAGCGGGGTGAGCCGGTCGACCCTGTCCCGGGCCGAACGGGCGGAGATCAGTCCCACGGCCGCACTGCTGAACCGCCTGTGCGCCGTCTACGGGCGCACCATGTCCCAGCTGCTCAGCGAGGTCGAGGCCGAACCGGAGGCCGTCGTCCGCTCCACCGGCCAGCCCGTGTGGCAGGACCGGGCCTCCGGCTTCGTACGACGCTCCGTGTCACCCCCGCATGCCGCCCTGCGCGGCGAACTCGTCGAGGCCCGTCTCTCGCCCGGCGCCGACATCGCCTACGACCGTCCGCCCGTGACCGGACTGGAGCAGCACATCTGGATCCTGGAGGGTGCGCTGGAGGTGACCGCACAGGACACCGAACACCACCTCGGCACCGGCGACTGCCTGCGGCTGCGAGTGTGGGGCCCGACCCGGTTCCGGTGCACGGCCCCCGAGGGCGTCCGTTATCTGCTGGCGGTGGTGCGGCCGTGA
- a CDS encoding GNAT family N-acetyltransferase — MIRLDGTLLLARASQLADLLAATVNGGASVGFLAPLRHAEALAWWEGRAADVAAGRLAVWAAHDGDRVLGTVSLAFPDKANSSHRAELVKLMVHPDARGRGLGRGLLATAEEAAAAAGVTLLHLDTETAGPAERLYRSAGWTAIGAIPDYAADPGGVLRPTTIYYKRVPATALTR; from the coding sequence GTGATCCGCCTGGACGGCACCCTGCTGCTCGCCCGCGCATCCCAGTTGGCGGATCTGCTGGCAGCCACCGTGAACGGGGGCGCCTCGGTCGGCTTCCTCGCCCCGCTCCGTCATGCGGAGGCTCTGGCCTGGTGGGAGGGGCGGGCCGCCGACGTGGCCGCGGGCCGGCTCGCCGTATGGGCGGCGCACGACGGGGACCGGGTGCTCGGCACCGTGAGCCTGGCCTTCCCCGACAAGGCCAACAGCAGTCACCGTGCCGAGCTCGTGAAGCTGATGGTGCACCCGGACGCCCGTGGGCGCGGCCTCGGCCGCGGGCTCCTGGCCACGGCGGAGGAAGCGGCCGCGGCGGCCGGTGTCACCCTCCTGCACCTGGACACCGAGACCGCCGGCCCCGCCGAGCGTCTGTACCGGTCCGCCGGCTGGACCGCGATCGGTGCGATCCCCGACTACGCGGCCGACCCCGGCGGAGTGCTGCGGCCGACGACGATCTACTACAAGCGCGTACCGGCAACCGCTCTCACCAGGTGA
- a CDS encoding MmcQ/YjbR family DNA-binding protein yields the protein MQDAEDVRRIALSLPDTTEKIAWSMPTFRVAGKMFATLPEDETSIAVRCPKEERDELVLAEPGKFWIADHESQFAWVRARLDAIEDEAELRDILADSWRQAAPPRLLEAHPPLGRPAQ from the coding sequence ATGCAGGATGCCGAAGACGTACGACGGATCGCCCTGTCCCTGCCGGACACGACGGAGAAGATCGCCTGGAGCATGCCCACGTTCCGGGTCGCGGGAAAGATGTTCGCCACGCTGCCGGAGGACGAGACCTCCATCGCCGTCCGCTGCCCCAAGGAGGAGCGCGACGAACTGGTGCTCGCCGAGCCGGGAAAGTTCTGGATCGCCGACCACGAGTCCCAGTTCGCCTGGGTGCGGGCCCGGCTCGACGCCATCGAGGACGAGGCCGAGCTGCGGGACATCCTCGCCGACTCCTGGCGTCAGGCGGCCCCGCCCCGGCTGCTGGAGGCCCATCCCCCGCTCGGCCGCCCCGCGCAGTGA
- a CDS encoding transketolase family protein, producing MDTMRDRFAPVASRLLDEDPRVAVVLAAIGTDGFAGAARRHPGRVVDVGIREQLLVGAAAGLALTGLRPVVHTFASFLVERPFEQIKLDLGHQDAGAVLVSAAASFDWPAGGYTHMSPGDVALLDTLDGWTVHVPGHPDEAETLLRHAVAAGDDKVYVRLSLQSNQRALSVDGERFRTVREGRSGVVVAVGPMLDAVLAATEGLDVTVLYATTVRPFDAAALRRATEAAGTDVVLAEPYLAGTSTAAANDALSDVPHRVLGLGVGRRELRRYGQLEEHVAAHALDARSLRERIGSFVGAAVRV from the coding sequence ATGGACACCATGCGTGACCGTTTCGCCCCTGTCGCCTCCCGGCTGCTCGACGAGGACCCCCGGGTCGCCGTGGTCCTCGCCGCGATCGGCACGGACGGCTTCGCCGGGGCCGCCCGCCGCCATCCCGGCCGGGTCGTCGACGTCGGCATCCGCGAGCAGCTCCTGGTCGGGGCGGCGGCGGGGCTGGCCCTGACCGGGCTGCGGCCCGTCGTACACACCTTCGCCAGCTTCCTCGTCGAGCGGCCCTTCGAGCAGATCAAGCTGGACCTCGGGCATCAGGACGCGGGCGCGGTGCTGGTGAGCGCCGCCGCCTCCTTCGACTGGCCGGCCGGAGGCTACACCCACATGTCGCCGGGCGATGTGGCGCTGCTCGACACCCTGGACGGCTGGACCGTCCATGTGCCCGGGCACCCGGACGAGGCCGAGACGCTGCTGCGGCACGCGGTCGCCGCGGGTGACGACAAGGTGTACGTCCGGCTGTCCCTGCAGTCCAACCAGCGGGCGCTGTCGGTCGACGGGGAGCGCTTCCGCACGGTCCGCGAGGGGCGCTCCGGTGTGGTGGTCGCCGTCGGACCGATGCTCGACGCCGTGCTCGCCGCCACCGAGGGGCTGGACGTCACCGTCCTGTACGCCACCACCGTCCGCCCCTTCGACGCGGCCGCCCTGCGCCGGGCCACCGAGGCGGCCGGGACGGACGTCGTCCTCGCCGAGCCCTACCTGGCGGGGACGTCGACGGCCGCCGCGAACGACGCGCTGTCGGATGTGCCGCACCGGGTCCTCGGGCTGGGCGTGGGCCGTCGCGAACTGCGCCGCTACGGGCAGTTGGAGGAGCATGTCGCCGCCCACGCTCTCGACGCCCGGTCACTGCGGGAGCGCATCGGGAGCTTCGTCGGGGCGGCGGTCCGAGTGTGA
- a CDS encoding transketolase, which translates to MTNATYTYTYADLPGLMGLMTGDEKHGPAATSTLDVLWVLYDRVLRVSPEGRTDPGRDRFLLSKGHGPMAYYAVLAAKGFVPVEWLPGFGSYDSPLGHHPDRTLVPGAEIGSGSLGHGLPIAVGTALGLRAQGLDEPRVWALVGDAELDEGSNHEAIAFAGPAGLERLHTVVVDNSSATYARPGGIAARFEAAGWSVLTVDGRDHDALYAAFTAPHPGRPHVVVARVEPKSA; encoded by the coding sequence ATGACCAACGCGACGTACACGTACACGTATGCCGACCTGCCGGGGCTGATGGGCCTGATGACCGGCGACGAGAAGCACGGCCCGGCCGCGACGTCCACGCTGGACGTGCTGTGGGTGCTCTACGACCGGGTGCTGCGGGTGAGCCCGGAGGGCAGGACCGACCCGGGGCGGGACCGGTTCCTACTGTCGAAGGGACACGGGCCGATGGCGTACTACGCCGTGCTGGCCGCCAAGGGCTTCGTGCCGGTGGAGTGGCTGCCGGGCTTCGGCTCCTACGACTCCCCGCTCGGCCACCACCCCGACCGGACGCTCGTACCGGGGGCCGAGATCGGCAGCGGATCGCTGGGACACGGGCTGCCGATCGCCGTCGGTACGGCGCTGGGGCTGCGCGCCCAGGGGCTCGACGAGCCGCGGGTGTGGGCGCTGGTCGGGGACGCCGAGCTGGACGAGGGCAGCAACCACGAGGCGATCGCCTTCGCCGGGCCCGCGGGACTCGAGCGGCTGCACACCGTCGTCGTCGACAACTCCTCCGCGACATACGCGCGGCCCGGCGGGATCGCCGCCCGCTTCGAGGCGGCGGGCTGGTCCGTGCTGACCGTCGACGGCCGTGACCACGACGCCCTGTACGCCGCCTTCACCGCGCCGCACCCGGGCCGCCCGCACGTGGTCGTGGCCCGGGTCGAGCCGAAGTCCGCCTGA
- a CDS encoding glycoside hydrolase family 43 protein — MQLPDMPLHDPFVVADDRTRTYHLYTSNVPSVSGVDGTGTMVYRSRDLRDWAPPVVVFRTAGQEGIWATDGAWAPEVHAWGGRYYLFTTLHNADRPLPALPPPNQWAVPFRTPTHMRGTVTAVSDSLLGPFTVLDPSRPVPPEHLMTLDGTLYVDPSGQPWMVYAHEWLQTIDGTMEAVRLTPDLSRTTGDPVFLFKASDAPWTAEQIPAGVPHQLPPYITDGPQLYRTPDGSLLMLWSTYEKNVAGQDGTVSGGYVQTYAVSGSGNLEGPWEQRRPLVRDDSGHGMLFHTFDGRLMMILHRPFENARGKLYEMRLDGHELEIVRRREDLDGGG; from the coding sequence ATGCAGCTTCCCGACATGCCGTTGCACGACCCGTTCGTCGTCGCCGACGACAGGACCCGCACCTACCACCTGTACACGTCCAACGTCCCCTCCGTGTCGGGCGTGGACGGCACCGGCACGATGGTCTACCGCAGCCGCGACCTGCGCGACTGGGCGCCGCCCGTGGTGGTCTTCCGGACCGCCGGGCAGGAGGGCATCTGGGCCACGGACGGGGCGTGGGCGCCGGAGGTGCACGCGTGGGGCGGCAGGTACTACCTGTTCACGACGCTGCACAACGCGGACCGGCCGCTTCCGGCCCTGCCGCCGCCGAACCAGTGGGCTGTGCCCTTTCGGACCCCGACCCACATGCGCGGCACGGTCACGGCGGTCTCCGACTCCCTGCTCGGCCCCTTCACGGTGCTCGACCCGTCCCGGCCCGTCCCGCCCGAGCACCTGATGACCCTGGACGGCACGCTGTACGTCGACCCGTCCGGGCAGCCGTGGATGGTGTACGCGCACGAGTGGCTGCAGACCATCGACGGAACGATGGAGGCGGTCCGCCTGACCCCCGACCTGTCCAGGACAACCGGCGATCCGGTGTTCCTCTTCAAGGCCTCGGACGCGCCGTGGACCGCCGAGCAGATCCCCGCCGGCGTTCCGCACCAGCTCCCGCCGTACATCACCGACGGCCCCCAGCTGTACCGCACCCCCGACGGATCCCTGCTCATGCTGTGGTCGACGTACGAGAAGAACGTGGCCGGTCAGGACGGCACGGTCAGCGGCGGCTATGTGCAGACCTACGCCGTGTCCGGATCAGGGAACCTCGAGGGACCATGGGAGCAGCGCCGTCCGCTGGTCCGCGACGACAGCGGCCACGGCATGCTCTTCCACACCTTCGACGGCCGGCTGATGATGATCCTCCACCGGCCCTTCGAGAACGCCCGCGGCAAGCTGTACGAGATGCGGCTCGACGGCCACGAGCTGGAGATCGTGCGCCGACGCGAGGACCTGGACGGCGGCGGCTGA
- a CDS encoding NUDIX hydrolase family protein has translation MTETTPGWLSSDELEMTRARMPILYVEAVPVRVDDSGEVTSVGVLLRMGPEGTVSRTLVSGRVLHHERVRDALLRHLEKDLGPVALPRVPTSLQPFTVAEYFPTQGITPFHDPRQHAVSLAYIVPVTGDCRPRQDALDLVWFSPQEAVSEAVQSEMPGGHGVLLKQALAHAGCVI, from the coding sequence ATGACCGAAACCACGCCCGGCTGGCTGTCCTCCGACGAACTGGAGATGACACGCGCTCGCATGCCGATCCTGTACGTCGAGGCCGTCCCGGTCCGCGTCGACGACAGCGGCGAAGTCACCAGTGTCGGCGTGCTGCTGCGCATGGGCCCCGAGGGTACGGTCAGCCGGACGCTGGTCTCCGGCCGCGTGCTGCACCACGAACGCGTCCGCGATGCCCTCCTGCGCCACCTGGAGAAGGACCTCGGCCCCGTCGCGCTGCCCCGCGTCCCCACGTCGCTCCAGCCGTTCACGGTCGCGGAGTACTTCCCGACCCAGGGCATCACGCCGTTCCACGACCCCCGCCAGCACGCGGTGTCCCTCGCCTACATCGTGCCCGTGACGGGCGACTGCCGGCCCCGGCAGGACGCGCTCGACCTGGTGTGGTTCAGCCCGCAGGAGGCCGTCTCGGAGGCGGTGCAGAGCGAGATGCCGGGCGGGCACGGGGTGCTGCTGAAGCAGGCGCTGGCGCATGCCGGCTGCGTGATCTGA
- a CDS encoding amidohydrolase family protein, whose translation MSAVREALDSVRLVDHHCHGTVTADLGREAFESLITEGEAWPGVSPFDSPVGVAVRRHCAPLLGLPRHAPAGEYLARRSDLGWREVQRRFLRAAGTDVFCVDTGYAPDRLTTPREIAEAAGGTSYEVVRLEGVAEAVRAAGLEPDAYADAFRTAALDAVRRPGVVAVKSVAAYRTGFGLDPARPSDAAVTEAARRWLVRGGRLDDPVLVRHLLWTAVDLGLPLQLHTGFGDNDIRLHRVDPARLTDWLHLTAGTIPVLLLHCWPYQRQAAYLAAVFERVYLDVGLTLHYVGPARAGAVLAEALEITPFRKLLYSSDAYGVPEFHHLGALAFRHGLAGLLQERVDADELALPDALRIARWAGRDNALRVYRLQADGPQDD comes from the coding sequence GTGAGCGCGGTGCGCGAGGCGCTGGACTCCGTGCGGCTGGTCGACCACCACTGCCACGGCACCGTCACGGCCGACCTCGGCCGGGAGGCCTTCGAGTCGCTCATCACGGAGGGCGAGGCGTGGCCGGGCGTCTCGCCGTTCGACAGCCCCGTGGGCGTGGCCGTACGCCGGCACTGCGCGCCCCTGCTCGGCCTGCCCCGGCACGCTCCCGCCGGGGAGTATCTCGCCCGCCGCTCGGACCTCGGATGGCGCGAGGTGCAGCGCCGCTTCCTGCGCGCCGCGGGCACGGACGTCTTCTGCGTCGACACCGGCTACGCCCCCGACCGCCTCACCACACCACGGGAGATCGCCGAGGCCGCCGGCGGGACCTCGTACGAGGTCGTACGGCTCGAGGGTGTCGCGGAGGCGGTGCGGGCCGCGGGGCTCGAACCGGACGCGTACGCGGACGCCTTCCGCACGGCCGCGCTGGACGCCGTGCGGCGGCCCGGCGTGGTGGCCGTGAAGTCGGTGGCGGCCTACCGCACCGGCTTCGGCCTGGATCCGGCCCGCCCCTCGGACGCGGCGGTCACCGAAGCGGCCCGGCGCTGGCTCGTCAGGGGCGGACGTCTCGACGACCCGGTCCTCGTACGGCACCTGCTGTGGACCGCCGTCGACCTCGGCCTGCCCCTCCAGCTGCACACCGGGTTCGGAGACAACGACATCCGGCTGCACCGCGTCGACCCCGCCCGCCTCACGGACTGGCTGCACCTCACCGCCGGGACGATTCCCGTCCTGCTCCTGCACTGCTGGCCCTACCAGCGGCAGGCGGCCTACCTGGCGGCGGTCTTCGAGCGGGTGTACCTCGACGTCGGCCTCACCCTTCACTACGTCGGCCCCGCCCGGGCCGGTGCGGTCCTCGCGGAGGCCCTGGAGATCACACCGTTCCGCAAACTGCTGTACAGCTCCGACGCCTACGGTGTGCCCGAGTTCCACCACCTCGGGGCGCTGGCGTTCCGGCACGGACTGGCGGGGCTGCTCCAGGAGCGGGTGGACGCCGACGAGCTGGCCCTGCCGGACGCGCTGCGGATCGCGCGGTGGGCCGGGCGGGACAATGCCCTGCGGGTCTACCGGTTGCAGGCCGACGGGCCGCAGGACGATTGA
- a CDS encoding glutamine synthetase family protein translates to MTTLADPVPGGRPGDVERATALSGELAGRGVHGVVLAYVDTAGIGRVKTVPTARLASAAAWGVGMSPVFDTFLADDSIVTTDALGSPDGDLRLYPDLDRLVVLAGQPGWAWAPVDRVTQDGERHPGCTRTFLRRIVTEAAERHGLTFRAAVEVEWTASRGDAPGDAFVPATAGPAYGATRQVELSDCTADLLAACAAQGIDVEQVHPEYAAGQFEISVGAVDPVAAADRSVLVRQTVRAVAGRHGLRVSFAPAVVGQGVGNGGHIHLSAWRDGANLHSGGEGRYGMTAEAESFTAGILAHLPGLTAVTAPSPAGYLRLRPSQWAGVFTAWGRETRETALRVITGTAGLRDQAANLEIKPVDLAANPYLAIGSLIAAGLDGLTRSAALPDETTGDPARLAEAEAAARGVRRLPVTLERAVEEFRADEVLRAALGPVLADAVIAVRRGEVASVAGLDDGQVAAAYRWKY, encoded by the coding sequence ATGACCACCCTGGCCGATCCCGTGCCCGGCGGCCGTCCCGGCGATGTCGAGCGGGCCACCGCGCTGAGCGGCGAGCTCGCCGGCCGGGGCGTGCACGGTGTCGTGCTGGCCTACGTCGACACCGCGGGCATCGGCCGGGTGAAGACCGTCCCGACGGCCCGGCTCGCCTCCGCGGCGGCCTGGGGCGTCGGCATGTCGCCGGTGTTCGACACGTTCCTCGCGGACGACTCCATCGTCACCACCGACGCCCTCGGCTCCCCCGACGGCGATCTGCGCCTCTACCCGGACCTGGACCGGCTCGTCGTCCTGGCCGGGCAGCCCGGCTGGGCCTGGGCGCCGGTGGACCGTGTCACGCAGGACGGCGAACGGCATCCCGGCTGCACCCGCACGTTCCTGCGCCGGATCGTCACCGAGGCGGCCGAGCGGCACGGCCTCACCTTCAGAGCGGCCGTCGAGGTGGAGTGGACCGCGTCCCGGGGCGACGCCCCCGGCGACGCGTTCGTCCCGGCGACGGCCGGGCCGGCGTACGGGGCGACCCGGCAGGTCGAGCTGAGTGACTGCACCGCCGACCTGCTGGCGGCGTGCGCGGCCCAGGGCATCGACGTCGAGCAGGTCCATCCCGAGTACGCGGCCGGGCAGTTCGAGATCTCGGTGGGTGCCGTCGATCCGGTGGCGGCGGCCGACCGCAGCGTGCTGGTCCGGCAGACCGTCCGGGCGGTGGCCGGGCGGCACGGTCTGCGGGTCTCCTTCGCCCCGGCCGTCGTGGGCCAGGGCGTCGGCAACGGCGGGCACATCCACCTGTCCGCCTGGCGTGACGGGGCCAATCTGCACTCCGGGGGCGAGGGCCGGTACGGCATGACGGCCGAGGCGGAGTCGTTCACGGCCGGCATCCTCGCCCATCTGCCCGGTCTCACGGCCGTCACCGCCCCGAGTCCCGCCGGCTACCTGAGGCTCAGACCCTCCCAGTGGGCCGGGGTGTTCACCGCCTGGGGCCGGGAGACCCGGGAGACCGCGCTGCGGGTCATCACCGGCACCGCGGGCCTGCGCGACCAGGCGGCCAACCTGGAGATCAAGCCCGTCGACCTGGCCGCCAACCCCTACCTCGCCATCGGCTCCCTGATCGCCGCCGGGCTGGACGGCCTGACGAGGTCCGCCGCCCTGCCCGACGAGACCACCGGCGACCCGGCCCGCCTGGCCGAGGCCGAGGCGGCGGCCCGGGGCGTGCGGCGGCTTCCGGTCACGCTGGAGCGGGCCGTCGAGGAGTTCCGCGCGGACGAAGTCCTGCGGGCGGCCCTGGGCCCGGTTCTCGCCGACGCGGTGATCGCCGTACGCCGGGGAGAAGTGGCGTCCGTCGCCGGGCTGGACGACGGCCAGGTGGCAGCGGCGTACCGCTGGAAGTACTGA
- a CDS encoding SAM-dependent methyltransferase, whose translation MSDGHTPSGGSARLNTGVAHNARVWNYWIGGKDNYEVDQQIGEHVAGMFPVIRDIARADRDFLGRAVSFLAGERKVRQFLDIGTGLPTADNTHEIAQRLAPDSRIVYVDNDPIVLVHARTLLTGTHDGVTAYIDADVHDPDAILERAGHTLDFTQPVAVMMLGILNFVLDVDKARDIVRRVMATMPSSSFLVLTHPTFDDELGGAGQVPAMKFWNENATPPITARSGADIAAFFEGLEVLEPGMVSCGQWRAEPGSAVLVPQYGAVAVKP comes from the coding sequence GTGAGCGATGGCCACACCCCTTCGGGAGGGTCGGCGAGGCTGAACACCGGTGTGGCGCACAACGCGCGCGTGTGGAACTACTGGATCGGCGGCAAGGACAACTACGAGGTCGACCAGCAGATCGGCGAGCACGTCGCCGGCATGTTCCCGGTCATCCGGGACATCGCCCGGGCGGACCGGGACTTCCTCGGCCGGGCCGTGTCGTTCCTCGCCGGTGAGCGCAAGGTGCGGCAGTTCCTCGACATCGGCACAGGGCTGCCGACGGCGGACAACACCCACGAGATCGCCCAGCGCCTCGCTCCCGACTCGCGCATCGTCTATGTCGACAACGACCCGATCGTGCTGGTGCACGCCCGTACCCTGCTGACCGGCACCCACGACGGCGTCACCGCCTACATCGACGCCGATGTGCACGACCCGGACGCCATCCTCGAACGGGCGGGGCACACCCTGGACTTCACGCAGCCCGTCGCCGTGATGATGCTGGGCATCCTCAACTTCGTCCTGGACGTCGACAAGGCCCGGGACATCGTGCGCCGTGTGATGGCCACGATGCCGTCCAGCAGCTTCCTGGTCCTCACCCACCCGACCTTCGACGACGAGCTCGGCGGCGCGGGCCAGGTCCCGGCCATGAAGTTCTGGAACGAGAACGCCACTCCCCCGATCACCGCCCGCAGCGGCGCGGACATCGCCGCGTTCTTCGAGGGGCTGGAGGTGCTGGAACCGGGCATGGTGTCGTGCGGACAGTGGCGTGCCGAGCCCGGGTCGGCCGTGCTGGTGCCGCAGTACGGCGCGGTGGCCGTGAAGCCCTGA